The sequence agcctcttacttgaccttgaccatctggatcaccttgttccggagccTCTTCTCCTGCCTATCCAATATCTGAGTGGGTTTCTCCTCGAATTATAGGTGCAAtgtcagctgaagtggctcatagttaAGCACATGccaaggattcgacatgtacttccgcagcatagagacgtggaacacgttatgGACTCCTACCAGATTTGACGGTAAAACAACTCTGTAGGCAAGTGTCCCAACTATCTCtaggatctcgaatggtccgatgaatctagggctgagcttgcccttcttcccgAACCTCATCACACCTTTCATCGGTGCGACCTTCATGAACACATGATCCCCTACTGCGAACTCAAGATCTCGCCGCCTctgatcagcataactcttctgacggctATGTGCGGTCTTCATATTTTCCCTAACCCTAACCACTAAATTCGTTGTCTACCTGATAATATCCGGACACAACTCTGCTCGCTCTCCTACCTCGTCCCAATAAACTTgcgacctacacttcctcccgtacagtgcctcatatggagccatacctatcgatgcttgataactgttgttgtatgtgaactccacgaGAGGTAACTTTGGCTCTCAgctgccctggaagtcgatcatgcatgctcggagtaggtcctccagaatctgaatcaccATCTCTAACTGTCCGTCTATCTGAGGATGGAAAGCAGTGCTGAACAGTAGCTTCGTACCCAACACCTGATGGAGACTCCTCCAGAAAGCAGACATGAATCTTGGATCCTTGTCTGACActatggacactggaatcccgtacagtctgactatctctctgatgtacagctctgcatactgagtcatggtgaatgtcttcctgatcggtaagaaatgagctaatttagtgagccgatcaacaatcacccagatggcattgAATCATCCAGTAGTCCTCGGAagccctgtcacaaaatccatattaatgttctcccatttccactcaggaatagggagtggtctcagcttccctgcaggctctgatgctctgccttgacctgctgacaagtcaaacactcagTCACGAATCGCAGAATATCCCGTTTCATGCCCAGACACCAATACAGAGTctgtagatccttatacatcttcgtactccctggatggatggaTTACGGGTGCTGTGGGCCTTGCTCAAGATATCTGCTCGAAGGGAATCAGTGTCAGGAACCCATAGGCGGTCCTTATATCTGACTATGCCATCCACCACTGTATACAGTCTCTGGCCCTTAACCTCGTCCCtttgtctccatttctgtaactgctcgtcCGAAGTCTGCCATGTTCGGATTCTGTCTTTCAGAGTCGGCTGTACTTTCAGAGTAGCAAGATTCGGGGCCTCGCCCCTTgcataaactgcaagctcaaatctctgaatctcagcctgtagcggtctctgcactgacagatGAGCAATCACTGCGTGCTTCCTGCTCAAAGCGTCTGCCACCACATTTGCTTTACCCGAATGGTAGCTAAGGTTgcaatcatagtccttcaccAACTCAAGCCACCttctctgtcgcatattcatTTCCTTCtatgtgaagaagtacttcaggctcGTATGATCGGAgaaaatcctgcacttctccccatacagatagtgtctccagatcttcagggcaaataccactgctgctagctctaggtcatgagtcggataattcttctcatgaaccttcagcTATCTGGATGCGTAGGCTATCACTCTGTCCTGCTGCATCAGAACTGTGCCCAACCAAAGCTTAGATGCATCTGTATAGACCACAAACTCTCCCtaccctgatggcatagctagtaCTAGTGCAGTGGTCAAAGCCTGCTTCAGTCTGTAAAAGCTCTCTTGACACTCAGGTCCCCAAAcaaacttggcattcttcttcgtcaaggcggtcatacGCACCACAATAGAAGAGAAGTCCTGgatgaacttcctgtaatagcctgccaatcccaagaaactaTGGATCTCTATCACACTCTTAGGaactggccaatctctgactgcctctACTTTGCTGGGGTCGACCTCTATGCCATCTTGTgatacaatgtggcctaagaatgccaccttgtcaagccagaactcacattaatgaacttggcatacagtcGTCTGTCCTGTAGAATCTGTAACACTGTCCTCAgatgttgactgtgctcctccctgttcttcgaatagatcaggataTCTTTAATGaagactatgacgaactgatctaagtatggctgaaacacgcgattcttgagatccatgaagatcgctggcgcgttcgtcaaaccgaagggcatcaccaaTAACTCGTAGTGCCCGTAACACGTccggaaggctgtcttatgcacatctgATTCCCTCACTTTCAGCTGGTTGTAAACGGATCGAAGGTCTATCTTGGAGAACACTGATGCTCCCTGAAGctaatcaaacaaatcatcgatCCTCGACAGcagatacttattcttaactgtgactctgttcagctctcggtagtcaatacacAGTCGCATGCTGTCatctttcttcttaacaaatagcactggagcaccccaaggagaaaaactagggtgaatgaaacccttatctagcAGATCCTGAATCTTATCCTGAAGCTACTTCATCTCAGCAGGCGCTAAACGGTAGGGTGCCTTAGATATCGGCACTGTCCCTAGCATAAGCTCCATAGAGAAATCCACCCCTCTGTCTGgtggaatgcctgaaacatcTTTCGGGAACACACTGGAGAACTCTATAACTACCTCCACGTCCTTCAGCCTCTGACTGACTGGCTCTGCCACTGATACGATGCTGGCTAAGAACGCCTGGCAGCCTCTcctcataagcttcctcgcacacaagCAGAATATGACGTGCGGGAACTGCTAGTGTCTGGATGCCTTAAAAACAAATGGTTTTCCACTGGGTGGTCTGACATATACTGACCTCTATCAAAAATCGATGACTGCACCATGTGATGCGATCATGGAAGGCCAAGATCCGAGGAAggcatgggaccctttagagttgccggagggactgATCACGAGGGGGGAATGAAAAATTTAAGGACTCATTGAATGGACTTGTAAGCAACCGAGAAGAGCTTGCTAATAAGGTTCCGAGCCTAGAAGTAGTCATGATGAATGGGAGTGAACTTGGAGGCCAAATGAATGTCATTAAGTGTGGAACAATGGGGATGAACAAGCACCACAGCGCCAGCAAtcaagcgccgcagcgctagaCAAAACtgtctagcgcctaggcgccagaATCTAGTGTCTAGGGGCTAGACAATTCTAAGCTGTAGCGCCTAGGCACTACAGCAGACAAAACATCAGCGCTTAGGAACAGCTGGAACAGCGCGGCGGTGCTCCGCCTACgggaaaatatattatttcctTATTTTTTGCACTAGA comes from Primulina huaijiensis isolate GDHJ02 chromosome 2, ASM1229523v2, whole genome shotgun sequence and encodes:
- the LOC140956815 gene encoding uncharacterized mitochondrial protein AtMg00860-like codes for the protein MVQSSIFDRGIQTLAVPARHILLVCEEAYEERLPGVLSQHRISGRASQSEAEGRGGHIVSQDGIEVDPSKVEAVRDWPVPKSVIEIHSFLGLAGYYRKFIQDFSSIVVRMTALTKKNAKFVWGPECQESFYRLKQALTTALVLAMPSG